One Urocitellus parryii isolate mUroPar1 chromosome 9, mUroPar1.hap1, whole genome shotgun sequence DNA segment encodes these proteins:
- the Calml3 gene encoding calmodulin-like protein 3, protein MANQLTEEQIAEFKEAFSLFDKDGDGCITTQELGTVMRSLGQNPTEAELQGMVNEIDRDGNGTVDFPEFLGMMARKMKDTDSEEEIREAFRVFDKDGNGYVSAAELRHVMTRLGEKLSDEEVEEMIRAADTDGDGQVNYEEFVRMLVSK, encoded by the coding sequence ATGGCCAACCAGCTGACCGAGGAGCAAATTGCAGAGTTCAAGGAAGCCTTCTCTCTGTTTGACAAGGACGGGGATGGCTGCATTACCACCCAGGAGCTGGGCACTGTCATGCGGTCCCTGGGCCAGAATCCCACAGAGGCTGAGCTCCAGGGCATGGTGAACGAGATCGACCGGGATGGAAATGGCACGGTGGACTTCCCCGAGTTCCTGGGCATGATGGCCAGGAAGATGAAAGACACGGACAGCGAGGAGGAGATCCGGGAGGCCTTCCGCGTGTTCGACAAGGACGGCAACGGCTATGTCAGCGCAGCCGAGCTGAGGCACGTGATGACCAGGCTGGGGGAGAAGCTGAGTGatgaggaggtggaggagatgaTCCGGGCGGCAGACACGGATGGAGATGGGCAAGTGAACTACGAGGAGTTTGTGCGCATGCTGGTGTCCAAGTGA